The following coding sequences are from one Phoenix dactylifera cultivar Barhee BC4 unplaced genomic scaffold, palm_55x_up_171113_PBpolish2nd_filt_p 002422F, whole genome shotgun sequence window:
- the LOC120109578 gene encoding nucleobase-ascorbate transporter 12-like isoform X2, with amino-acid sequence MPCFGGNAFGTDSYSGFVGYDGQCVPIMFLLNHGFNEETWGRHRGAYVQWEIELLGFEMPKVLLTEEISGSLRKLKVGSYHASSLLVASRPPTAGVLSRGIGMEGVSSVLAGVWGTGVGSTTLTENVHTIAVTKMGSRRAVELGAVILILLSFVGKVGGFIASIPDVMVAALLCFMWAMLAALGLSNLRYSETGSSRNNIIVGLSLFFSLSIPAYFQQYGLVPNANSSVPSYFQPYIVASHGPFRTGFGGEIVI; translated from the exons atGCCATGTTTTGGTGGAAATGCTTTTGGTACTGATTCGTATTCTGGATTTGTTGGTTATGATGGGCAATGTGTTCCGATTATGTTTCTACTGAATCATGGGTTCAACGAG GAAACATGGGGAAGACATAGAGGAGCTTATGTTCAGTGGGAAATTGAGCTACTTGGCTTTGAAATGCCTAAG GTTCTTTTGACAGAGGAAATCTCTGGGTCTCTGCGTAAGCTGAAG GTTGGTTCATACCATGCATCATCTCTATTGGTGGCATCAAGACCCCCAACAGCTGGGGTACTCAGCAGGGGAATTGGTATGGAAGGTGTCTCTAGTGTCTTAGCTGGTGTCTGGGGAACAGGAGTTGGGTCGACAACACTTACAGAAAATGTGCACACCATTGCTGTAACCAAAATGGGTAGCCGGAGAGCAGTTGAGTTGGGTGCCGTCATTCTGATACTGTTATCATTTGTTG GTAAAGTTGGAGGATTTATTGCTTCTATCCCTGATGTAATGGTTGCTGCTCTTCTTTGCTTTATGTGGGCCATGCTTGCTGCTCTGGGCCTGTCAAACCTCCGTTACAGTGAGACAGGAAGCTCCAGAAATAATATCATAGTTGGGCTCTCATTGTTTTTCTCCTTATCTATACCTGCTTACTTTCAGCAATACGGTCTTGTTCCTAATGCAAACTCATCCGTGCCCAGTTACTTCCAGCCATATATTGTTGCATCTCATGGACCTTTCCGGACGGGATTTGGAGGG GAAATAGTGATCTGA
- the LOC120109578 gene encoding nucleobase-ascorbate transporter 12-like isoform X1 translates to MNRPSSGGGVAPAATQPQEPHRLLRRHHRHHPGRPHQDGALRRHRPQDRRELQAVLHRRIQETWGRHRGAYVQWEIELLGFEMPKVLLTEEISGSLRKLKVGSYHASSLLVASRPPTAGVLSRGIGMEGVSSVLAGVWGTGVGSTTLTENVHTIAVTKMGSRRAVELGAVILILLSFVGKVGGFIASIPDVMVAALLCFMWAMLAALGLSNLRYSETGSSRNNIIVGLSLFFSLSIPAYFQQYGLVPNANSSVPSYFQPYIVASHGPFRTGFGGEIVI, encoded by the exons ATGAACAGGCCTTCTAGTGGCGGTGGAGTGGCACCAGCGGCCACCCAACCCCAAGAACCCCATCGTCTTCTTCGACGTCACCATCGGCACCATCCCGGCCGGCCGCATCAAGATGGAGCTCTTCGCCGACATCGCCCCCAAGACCGCCGAGAACTTCAG GCAGTTTTGCACCGGCGAATACAG GAAACATGGGGAAGACATAGAGGAGCTTATGTTCAGTGGGAAATTGAGCTACTTGGCTTTGAAATGCCTAAG GTTCTTTTGACAGAGGAAATCTCTGGGTCTCTGCGTAAGCTGAAG GTTGGTTCATACCATGCATCATCTCTATTGGTGGCATCAAGACCCCCAACAGCTGGGGTACTCAGCAGGGGAATTGGTATGGAAGGTGTCTCTAGTGTCTTAGCTGGTGTCTGGGGAACAGGAGTTGGGTCGACAACACTTACAGAAAATGTGCACACCATTGCTGTAACCAAAATGGGTAGCCGGAGAGCAGTTGAGTTGGGTGCCGTCATTCTGATACTGTTATCATTTGTTG GTAAAGTTGGAGGATTTATTGCTTCTATCCCTGATGTAATGGTTGCTGCTCTTCTTTGCTTTATGTGGGCCATGCTTGCTGCTCTGGGCCTGTCAAACCTCCGTTACAGTGAGACAGGAAGCTCCAGAAATAATATCATAGTTGGGCTCTCATTGTTTTTCTCCTTATCTATACCTGCTTACTTTCAGCAATACGGTCTTGTTCCTAATGCAAACTCATCCGTGCCCAGTTACTTCCAGCCATATATTGTTGCATCTCATGGACCTTTCCGGACGGGATTTGGAGGG GAAATAGTGATCTGA